CTTGTCAAAATAGTGTCTAATACTGGATGTCCAGTCTCCACTGGCGACTCAAAGTCGATAATTTCTTTTTCCATTTCTTCTAAATAGTGCTCTCGTCTAACTGGATCGTCTTCTGCTCGAATCACGTCTATTTGATGTTTCAAATCATGACACATTCGATTCACAATATCACTGTTTTCTTTATAGGCAACATATTGTTGATACTGTGTTTGGAATACGTTGTTGATCGACAATAATTCTTTCTTCAAATAATCCTCTTTTCGCTGCGTTTCTTGAAGATATAATAAACAAATACCAGAAAGATTGACAAACGAACGGACAGAAAAAATACCTACTGCATTTCCAAAAAAAACACGTGTATCAGATAACCAATAGCCGCTATTACTTAAAATAAAGATAATCAGCGCTGTCAAAATCGCCATTAATGTTTCTTTATTCCGAAGCTGTATCGGGACCTCTTGTTGGTTCGTTCGAAGTTCTACAATCAAGAATATGAAAAAAATAATGACTAACCCTATGATCATATAAGGAAACGCACTATCTTTCTCTACATCTTGCCCTAGTGAAAATTGATAGAATAACTGCCAGCAAATCGCCGCTGAGAATTCTGCAAGTATAAATGCCTTGGAGCATAAAAAGATTGTTGCTTTAAAACTTTGTCTTGTGAAGTATTTTAGAGTAATATACATCCACAAAACATTGACAATCATTCCAGGAATCCACAAGATGATTGGCAGCATACCTGCTCCTAATTGGAAAAGAATCTGAATAACTAATGTGCCAACTAACGTAAACGCTTTAAGTAAAGTCCATCTTCCTCTTAAAAAAGGTAGAATAATAATTAAGCAGGCAAGCCATTCTGATAAAGCAGTATAAATTCTGGGAATACCAGGAATATTCTCGATCATAATAAATCATCTCCAATATAATCAGTTAATGCTTCCATAAATATTTTTTTCCTAGGTCGACTGATCGTTAATAAATGTCCTCCGACATCAACGATATTCTTATCCACACTCCTGACATATTTTAAATTAACAATATAACCATTGTTACATCGAAAAAAACCTTTGTCTGATAGGCGCTTTTCCATATTTTTCATGGTATCCAGGATAGTAAAAATATCTGCTTTTAAATTTAAATATAGATAGTGTCCTTGACTTTCTACAAATAAAATTTGATCCACATCGATACGCTTCATTTCATTGTTGGTTTTTACTGAGATAAATACTTCTTTCTTTTTCTCAAACTGATACATAACTTTTTTAAAATGTTCTTCAAAACTAAAGTAAGTCAGTGGTTTCAATAAAAAGTCTGATGCATTCACTGAATATCCACGAATGGCGTATTGAACATAATTCGTCACAAAAACTATCATGACATTTTCATCATGCTTCCTCAGTTTTTCGGCCGCCGACATGCCGTCCATCATTGCCATTTCAATATCTAAATAAACAATATCAAAAAGCTTATTATAATTATCGATCAGTTCAATTCC
This sequence is a window from Enterococcus sp. 7F3_DIV0205. Protein-coding genes within it:
- a CDS encoding ATP-binding protein, with translation MIENIPGIPRIYTALSEWLACLIIILPFLRGRWTLLKAFTLVGTLVIQILFQLGAGMLPIILWIPGMIVNVLWMYITLKYFTRQSFKATIFLCSKAFILAEFSAAICWQLFYQFSLGQDVEKDSAFPYMIIGLVIIFFIFLIVELRTNQQEVPIQLRNKETLMAILTALIIFILSNSGYWLSDTRVFFGNAVGIFSVRSFVNLSGICLLYLQETQRKEDYLKKELLSINNVFQTQYQQYVAYKENSDIVNRMCHDLKHQIDVIRAEDDPVRREHYLEEMEKEIIDFESPVETGHPVLDTILTRKNQFCLEHGIKLSCFVDGQLLSFMNVMDICSLFGNALDNAIESVQELPNKEQRLIHLRVDEKNGFVIIKLNNYSVNQIDIEDGLPETTKKDKMRHGYGLKSISQTVAVYDGTMTISTKENWFILKILLPNKIFR
- a CDS encoding LytR/AlgR family response regulator transcription factor; protein product: MKIAICEDNQQERKRLKEFILRYSEEKNLLVNIDEYTDGIELIDNYNKLFDIVYLDIEMAMMDGMSAAEKLRKHDENVMIVFVTNYVQYAIRGYSVNASDFLLKPLTYFSFEEHFKKVMYQFEKKKEVFISVKTNNEMKRIDVDQILFVESQGHYLYLNLKADIFTILDTMKNMEKRLSDKGFFRCNNGYIVNLKYVRSVDKNIVDVGGHLLTISRPRKKIFMEALTDYIGDDLL